A region from the Leguminivora glycinivorella isolate SPB_JAAS2020 chromosome 3, LegGlyc_1.1, whole genome shotgun sequence genome encodes:
- the LOC125242708 gene encoding zinc finger protein 1 isoform X1, whose amino-acid sequence MTADPSAFRAPRDSQRHLATESRTKSATAAPLAPDARAPAYRPRTEVRPLSGESKPPDEEEDRGSPLGPGGPFSCSQCRGAYPTREQLERHETLHSPNTQVDTVKYACKICHKSFANVYRLQRHMISHDESANLRKFKCNDCDKAFKFKHHLKEHLRIHSGEKPFECANCGKKFSHSGSYSSHMTSKKCLVMNLKMGRIKPNNPALNPDRSPSRKRSNAMASQLNNNIAPNGSSFLPILPKYNEAAFFANMSQDNGFHRSPLGRMPFYMPPGMPMSPANGIAPYSFPAQLTQLFEQLASSQYHQRKIENPMSPKRSPHPTDPEDMIEEVTEEDDKRSEGSAELVMDIEDEEAVSIKKEREERECDLRSPTRNLDTVPLNNNGPEADNNQSFNTILESVSASVTKHFFRANMEKMSPMSGSICPSIESPPTPHVIIKDEPEDLHKCLKCNAIFRNKSDLLDHEKAYCGNLLTFRKHEGLAAQVEETVALNRLEAEMRASIQSGVSASEDEDFTREGRDEKNSTHDDVRKIRVRTNLTDEQQAILKQHYAINPQPKREEFKKIAQEIGLHNRVVQVWFQNNRARVRRMTQTVAVYDQPLDLSTKKSASVTSSPSPSPCSISVTHSDSEEAVNLSQKSSRSTTPHRNNYLNTYPHSNCSSSSFTDFRLSPSPGELGAQKRPLTQKLNPTIPMDKLLQYNDMANTRSPMLNMHMDGRAPGLSPSYERPLWGEEMLAHNDYDDEGPVLKKNKLKMEFKEGEGQFVCDQCDKTFVKQSSLARHKYEHSGQRPYKCVECPKAFKHKHHLTEHKRLHTGEKPFQCCKCLKKFSHSGSYSQHMNHRFAICKPYRD is encoded by the exons ATGACCGCAGACCCGTCCGCGTTCCGAGCGCCGCGAGACTcccagcgccatctagcgaccGAAAGCCGAACTAAAAGTGCAACGGCTGCTCCGCTCGCCCCTGATGCACGCGCGCCCGCTTATCGGCCTCGCACGGAAG TCCGGCCGCTCTCAGGCGAGAGCAAGCCGCCGGACGAGGAGGAGGACCGGGGCTCCCCGCTGGGCCCGGGCGGGCCCTTCTCCTGCAGCCAGTGCCGCGGCGCCTACCCCACGCGCGAGCAGCTCGAGCGCCACGAGACCCTGCACTCGCCCAACACTCAGGTGGATACTGTCAAATAT GCCTGCAAGATCTGCCACAAAAGCTTCGCAAATGTATACCGACTGCAGCGGCATATGATAAGCCACGATGAGAGCGCGAACCTTCGCAAATTCAAATGCAACGATTGCGACAAAGCCTTTAAGTTTAAGCACCACTTGAAAGAACACCTCCGCATACATTCCGGAGAGAAACCGTTTGAATGTGCCAACTGCGGAAAGAAATTCTCGCATTCTGGCTCTTACTCATCGCATATGACTTCTAAGAAGTGTTTGGTTATGAATCTCAAGATGGGCCGCATCAAGCCTAACAACCCCGCACTCAACCCTGACCGAAGCCCTTCACGCAAGCGCTCCAATGCAATGGCTAgccaattaaataataatattgccCCTAATGGAAGCTCCTTCTTACCAATCCTTCCTAAATACAACGAGGCAGCGTTCTTCGCCAACATGTCACAAGACAACGGCTTCCATCGCTCGCCGCTCGGCAGGATGCCATTCTACATGCCTCCTGGTATGCCCATGAGCCCAGCAAACGGTATCGCACCTTACAGCTTCCCAGCGCAACTTACCCAGCTATTTGAGCAACTCGCTTCATCGCAATACCACCAAAGAAAAATAGAAAATCCTATGAGCCCGAAACGGAGCCCTCATCCAACGGATCCCGAAGATATGATAGAAGAAGTGACTGAAGAAGACGATAAGCGCTCGGAGGGAAGCGCCGAACTAGTTATGGACATCGAAGATGAAGAGGCAGTCTCTATTAAAAAAGAGCGTGAGGAACGAGAATGTGATCTGAGATCACCCACTCGTAACTTAGATACCGTCCCCTTAAATAATAATGGCCCCGAAGCCGACAACAATCAATCTTTCAACACAATATTAGAATCTGTTAGCGCATCAGTAACTAAACATTTCTTCAGAGCTAATATGGAAAAGATGTCTCCTATGTCGGGCAGCATTTGTCCGAGCATAGAGTCGCCGCCGACCCCACACGTCATCATCAAAGACGAACCCGAAGATTTACACAAATGCTTAAAATGCAATgctattttcagaaataaaagCGATTTGTTAGATCACGAGAAGGCGTACTGCGGAAATTTATTAACATTTAGGAAACACGAGGGCTTGGCGGCACAGGTGGAAGAAACGGTAGCGCTCAACAGACTAGAAGCAGAAATGCGGGCATCCATCCAAAGCGGAGTTAGTGCCAGCGAGGACGAAGATTTCACAAGGGAAGGCCGCGACGAGAAAAACTCCACTCACGATGACGTCCGGAAAATTAGAGTTCGAACCAACTTAACCGACGAGCAGCAGGCGATTCTAAAACAGCACTACGCTATCAACCCTCAACCAAAACGAGAGGAATTCAAAAAGATCGCTCAAGAGATCGGTCTTCATAATAGAGTAGTGCAAGTCTGGTTCCAAAATAACAGGGCGAGGGTTCGAAGAATGACGCAGACAGTAGCAGTGTACGATCAGCCTTTAGACCTGTCGACCAAAAAAAGCGCGTCGGTGACGTCGAGTCCGTCGCCGTCGCCCTGCAGCATTTCCGTCACACATTCCGACTCCGAGGAAGCGGTCAATCTGAGCCAGAAGTCCTCGCGTAGCACAACGCCCCACCGCAACAACTACTTGAACACATACCCACATTCCAATTGTTCTTCATCGTCCTTCACCGACTTCCGCCTGTCACCGTCGCCGGGGGAGTTAGGGGCCCAGAAACGGCCTTTAACTCAGAAACTAAACCCTACAATACCGATGGACAAGCTTTTACAATACAACGACATGGCAAATACTCGGTCGCCTATGCTTAATATGCACATGGACGGGCGCGCGCCTGGGCTAAGCCCGTCATACGAGCGACCGCTGTGGGGCGAGGAGATGCTCGCCCATAACGACTATGATGACGAAGGGCCGGTACTTAAGAAGAATAAACTGAAGATGGAGTTCAAGGAGGGCGAGGGCCAGTTCGTGTGCGACCAGTGCGACAAGACGTTCGTCAAACAGAGCTCGCTCGCGCGGCACAAATACGAACACTCAG GTCAGCGGCCGTACAAGTGCGTGGAGTGCCCAAAAGCGTTCAAGCACAAGCACCACCTGACGGAGCACAAGCGGCTGCACACGGGCGAGAAGCCGTTCCAGTGCTGCAAGTGCCTCAAGAAGTTCTCGCACTCCGGCTCCTACTCGCAGCACATGAACCACCGCTTCGCCATCTGCAAGCCCTACCGGGACTAA